One region of Quercus lobata isolate SW786 chromosome 2, ValleyOak3.0 Primary Assembly, whole genome shotgun sequence genomic DNA includes:
- the LOC115975069 gene encoding putative UDP-glucuronate:xylan alpha-glucuronosyltransferase 3 translates to MRGPQSPIEPRHRLSTSTSEESNKRKPQRSKAFKDVARALRISVQDRNLNCKPTLKLVLVVIVLGAFLTFFHSPAIHNTDHLSNSVSRETFVDSWIRDSAATQYVSVLEIDWDQIEKIIEKLIDRNEYQGLGLLNFNESEIDHWKQLIPDAEHVNLHLDYVSSNITWESLYPEWIDEEEEFEVPTCPSLPRIKVPGKPRIDLVAVKLPCNKSGSWSRDVARFHLQLEAARIAASSKGNHPVRVLIVSDCFPIPNLFNCKELLTHEGNVWLFQPNLNTLRNKLQLPVGSCELAVPLKAKENFYSERAHREAYATILHSAHVYVCGAITAAQSIRMAGSTRDLVILVDETISEYHRGGLEAAGWKIHTIQRIRNPKAEKDAYNEWNYSKFRLWQLTDYDKIIFIDADLLILRNIDFLFEMPEITAIGNNATLFNSGVMVVEPSNCTFRLLMDHINEFVSYNGGDQGYLNEVFTWWHRIPKHMNFLKHFWEGDEVEKKEMKTRLFGADPPILYVIHYLGNKPWLCFRDYDCNWNVDILQEFASDVAHKRWWQVHDAMPKNLQKFCLLRSKQKAALEWDRRQAEKGNYTDGHWKIKIKDKRLKTCFEDFCFWESMLWHWGEANWTDNATVAPAPPAITTKSLSSL, encoded by the exons ATGAGAGGACCCCAAAGCCCCATTGAGCCCAGGCACCGACTCTCTACTTCAACAAG TGAAGAATCTAACAAAAGAAAGCCTCAAAGAAGTAAAGCTTTTAAAGATGTTGCAAGGGCCCTCCGTATTTCCGTCCAAGATAGGAATTTAAATTGCAAACCTACATTGAAACTTGTGTTGGTGGTTATTGTCTTGGGAGCCTTTTTGACGTTCTTCCACTCTCCAGCAATTCATAATACAGATCATTTATCCAATTCTGTGTCTCG GGAAACTTTTGTAGACAGCTGGATAAGAGACAGTGCTGCTACACAATATGTATCAGTTTTAGAAATTGACTGggatcaaattgaaaaaattattgagaAGCTAATTGATAGGAATGAGTATCAGGGACTTGGCTTGTTAAACTTTAATGAAAGTGAGATTGATCACTGGAAGCAGCTGATACCGGATGCTGAGCATGTTAATCTGCACCTGGACTATGTGTCAAGCAACATAACATGGGAATCCTTATATCCCGAATGGatagatgaagaagaagaatttgaggTTCCTACTTGTCCTTCTCTACCCAGGATTAAAGTTCCTGGAAAACCACGGATTGATCTTGTTGCAGTCAAACTTCCCTGCAACAAGTCAGGGAGCTGGTCCAGAGATGTGGCTCGTTTTCACTTGCAGCTTGAAGCGGCAAGGATTGCTGCCTCTTCCAAAGGGAATCATCCAGTGCGTGTGCTTATTGTGTCTGATTGCTTCCCAATCCCAAATCTCTTCAATTGCAAGGAACTTCTCACACATGAAGGGAATGTGTGGCTCTTTCAACCCAACCTGAATACATTGAGAAATAAGCTGCAGCTTCCAGTTGGGTCATGTGAACTTGCAGTTCCTCTCAAGGCTAAAG AAAACTTTTACTCAGAAAGAGCACACCGAGAAGCATATGCCACAATCCTGCATTCTGCGCATGTATATGTTTGTGGGGCTATCACTGCAGCTCAGAGTATCCGCATGGCTGGTTCAACACGAGATCTTGTGATACTTGTTGATGAAACAATTAGTGAATATCACAGAGGAGGATTGGAGGCTGCTGGGTGGAAGATCCATACAATTCAAAGGATCAGGAACCCAAAAGCTGAAAAGGATGCATATAATGAATGGAACTACAGCAAATTCCGTCTTTGGCAGTTGACAGATTATGACAAGATCATTTTCATCGATGCTGACCTGCTCATTCTAAGGAATATCGATTTCCTGTTTGAGATGCCAGAAATAACTGCCATAGGAAATAATGCTACTCTGTTCAACTCAGGAGTTATGGTGGTTGAACCATCAAATTGTACATTCCGGCTGCTAATGGATCACATCAATGAGTTTGTGTCCTATAACGGTGGGGACCAGGGGTATCTGAATGAAGTCTTCACATGGTGGCACCGGATTCCCAAACATATGAACTTCTTGAAGCACTTCTGGGAAGGCGATGAGGTGGAGAAGAAGGAGATGAAAACTCGTCTCTTTGGGGCTGATCCTCCAATCCTTTATGTCATCCATTACCTGGGTAACAAGCCATGGCTTTGCTTCCGGGACTATGACTGCAACTGGAATGTGGACATTTTGCAGGAGTTCGCCAGTGACGTTGCACATAAAAGGTGGTGGCAGGTGCATGATGCCATGCCAAAAAATTTGCAGAAGTTTTGTTTGCTCAGGTCTAAGCAAAAGGCGGCATTGGAATGGGATCGGAGGCAAGCGGAGAAAGGGAATTACACCGATGGTCATTGGAAAATTAAGATAAAAGACAAGCGTTTAAAGACATGTTTTGAGGATTTCTGCTTCTGGGAGAGCATGTTATGGCACTGGGGTGAAGCGAATTGGACAGATAATGCTACTGTTGCTCCAGCCCCACCTGCAATTACTACCAAATCTCTATCTTCTTTGTGA